Proteins encoded in a region of the Vicinamibacterales bacterium genome:
- a CDS encoding PadR family transcriptional regulator translates to MSKADVLQGTLDLMVLKTLDSLGPLHGYGIAQRLLQVSDSALQLNQGTLYPALLRLEQRGWIASKWGTSENNRRARFYSLTRTGRRQLQREAEDWQRMAGIMARVLGGQEDAP, encoded by the coding sequence ATGAGCAAGGCCGACGTTCTGCAGGGCACGCTCGATCTCATGGTGCTGAAGACCCTGGACTCCCTGGGGCCGCTGCACGGCTACGGCATCGCGCAGCGGCTGCTGCAGGTGTCCGACAGCGCGCTGCAGCTCAACCAGGGGACGCTGTATCCCGCGCTGCTGCGGCTCGAGCAGCGCGGCTGGATCGCGTCGAAGTGGGGCACCTCCGAGAACAACCGACGCGCCCGCTTCTATTCGCTGACCCGCACCGGCCGCAGGCAGCTCCAGCGCGAAGCGGAGGACTGGCAGCGCATGGCCGGGATCATGGCGCGCGTGCTCGGCGGCCAGGAGGATGCGCCGTGA
- a CDS encoding ABC transporter permease, whose amino-acid sequence MERLLQDARFAVRLLWKDRGFAATAVLTLAVCIGANTAIFAVVNAVLLQPLPVRDAGQLVHMYNAYPGAGLADGRGSNGVPDYYDRLRETDVFQEQALYNTRGVTLSGQGEAQRIRSMLATPSLLRLLKVEPVRGRIFTEEEGEVGKTGKVILTYAAWQQWFGGQDSAIGSDLRLNGQPHTVVGVLPRGFSFLDPDVRVWTPVAFSAEEKSDERRHSNNWSYVARLKPGATVEQARQQIDALNKRNLDRFPNFKEVLINAGFHTVVVPLQAHLVRDVRSTLYLLWGGVVFVLLVGAVNVTNLMLVRSSARMKELATRHALGAGFGRITRQLLTETLLLALAGGVAGLALGYGGVRALTVLSLDQTPQGTAVSIDAAVVAFTSALALLLTLIIGVVPVLGLRQLNLSQAFREEGRSGTAARGSRLVRRTLVAAQVAFAFMLLIGAGLLLASFQRVLAIQPGFDASHLMTGVVSPPTVRYKGDDEVRAFWNRLMDAVRVLPGVQAAGITSSIPLSGDTNDSVILAEGYVMAKGESLISPFNASVSPGFFEAMAIPLKRGRFFSPSDDERAPRVVIVDERLARRFWKDQDPVGRRMWQPDSAEELNSGPGPKSRYYTVVGVVGSVRMTGLTEKEPVGMYYFPFAQNVGRGMTMAVRTAGEPSAVVGAIREQVRAIDPELPFFGIRTMTELVDESLVSRKTPMLLATLFGGIALFLAAIGIYGVLAYQVAQRRKEIGIRLALGSDARRIFGLIVSEGLWLLAIGVGAGLAGAFAIRTAMATQLFGVQPMDPLVLAAVAALLAIVAFVACAVPARRASRIDPLIALND is encoded by the coding sequence ATGGAACGCCTCCTTCAAGACGCCCGCTTCGCCGTCCGCCTGCTCTGGAAAGACCGCGGCTTCGCCGCGACCGCCGTCCTCACGCTCGCCGTCTGCATCGGCGCCAACACCGCGATCTTTGCCGTGGTCAACGCCGTGCTGCTGCAGCCGCTGCCGGTCCGCGACGCCGGGCAGCTCGTCCACATGTACAACGCCTATCCCGGCGCCGGCCTCGCCGACGGCCGCGGCTCGAACGGCGTCCCCGACTACTACGATCGGCTGCGCGAAACCGACGTGTTTCAGGAACAGGCCCTGTACAACACCCGCGGCGTGACGCTGAGCGGGCAGGGAGAGGCGCAGCGCATCCGCTCGATGCTGGCGACGCCGTCGCTGCTTCGCCTGCTGAAGGTCGAGCCGGTCCGCGGCCGCATCTTCACCGAGGAGGAAGGAGAGGTCGGCAAGACCGGCAAGGTAATCCTGACGTACGCGGCCTGGCAGCAGTGGTTCGGCGGCCAGGACAGCGCGATTGGCAGCGACCTTCGCCTCAACGGCCAGCCCCACACCGTCGTCGGCGTCCTGCCGCGGGGCTTCAGCTTCCTCGATCCGGACGTGCGCGTCTGGACGCCGGTGGCGTTCAGCGCCGAGGAGAAGTCCGACGAGCGCCGCCACAGCAACAACTGGTCGTACGTCGCGCGGCTCAAACCGGGCGCGACGGTCGAGCAGGCGAGGCAGCAGATCGACGCGTTGAACAAGCGCAACCTCGATCGGTTCCCCAATTTCAAGGAAGTTCTGATCAACGCCGGCTTCCACACGGTAGTGGTGCCGCTGCAGGCACACCTGGTCCGGGACGTGCGCAGCACGCTGTATCTGCTGTGGGGCGGCGTCGTCTTCGTGCTGCTGGTCGGCGCGGTGAACGTCACGAACCTGATGCTGGTCAGATCGAGCGCGCGCATGAAGGAGCTGGCCACGCGGCATGCGCTCGGGGCGGGGTTCGGCCGGATCACGCGGCAGCTCCTCACCGAAACACTGCTGCTGGCTCTCGCCGGCGGCGTGGCGGGGCTCGCCCTCGGCTACGGCGGGGTCCGGGCGCTGACGGTGCTCAGCCTCGATCAGACACCCCAGGGAACCGCGGTGTCGATCGACGCCGCGGTCGTGGCGTTCACGTCCGCGCTGGCGCTCTTGCTCACATTGATCATTGGCGTCGTCCCCGTCCTGGGATTGCGGCAGCTCAATCTCAGTCAGGCGTTCCGCGAAGAGGGGCGCTCGGGCACCGCGGCGAGAGGGTCGCGCCTCGTCCGCCGCACGCTCGTGGCCGCGCAGGTCGCGTTCGCGTTCATGCTGCTCATCGGCGCCGGGCTGCTGCTCGCCAGCTTCCAGCGCGTGCTCGCCATCCAGCCCGGGTTCGACGCCTCGCACCTCATGACCGGCGTCGTCAGTCCGCCCACGGTCCGCTACAAGGGAGACGACGAGGTCCGCGCTTTCTGGAACCGCCTGATGGACGCCGTCCGCGTTCTGCCTGGCGTGCAGGCCGCCGGCATCACCTCCAGTATCCCGCTCTCGGGCGATACGAACGACAGCGTGATCCTGGCGGAGGGGTATGTGATGGCGAAGGGGGAGTCGCTGATCTCGCCGTTCAACGCCTCGGTCTCCCCCGGCTTCTTCGAAGCGATGGCGATCCCGCTGAAGCGCGGCCGGTTCTTCAGCCCTTCGGACGACGAGCGGGCGCCGCGCGTGGTCATCGTCGACGAGCGGCTCGCGCGCCGCTTCTGGAAGGATCAGGATCCGGTCGGCCGCCGGATGTGGCAGCCCGACTCCGCGGAGGAATTGAACAGCGGACCAGGGCCGAAGAGCCGCTACTACACCGTCGTCGGCGTCGTCGGCAGCGTGCGCATGACCGGACTGACCGAGAAGGAGCCGGTCGGCATGTACTACTTCCCGTTCGCCCAGAACGTCGGGCGCGGCATGACGATGGCGGTCCGCACGGCGGGCGAGCCGTCGGCCGTCGTCGGCGCGATCCGCGAACAGGTGCGCGCGATCGATCCGGAGCTGCCGTTCTTCGGCATCCGGACGATGACCGAGCTCGTCGACGAGTCGCTGGTCAGCCGGAAGACGCCGATGCTGCTGGCGACGCTGTTCGGCGGCATCGCGCTGTTCCTGGCGGCGATCGGGATCTATGGCGTGCTGGCGTACCAGGTGGCGCAGCGCCGCAAGGAGATCGGCATCCGGCTCGCGCTCGGCAGCGACGCGCGCCGCATTTTCGGACTGATCGTCTCCGAGGGGCTGTGGCTGCTGGCGATCGGCGTGGGCGCCGGGCTCGCCGGCGCGTTCGCGATCCGGACGGCGATGGCGACGCAGCTGTTCGGCGTCCAGCCGATGGATCCGCTCGTGCTCGCCGCGGTGGCGGCGCTGCTCGCGATCGTGGCCTTCGTCGCCTGCGCGGTGCCGGCGAGGCGGGCGTCGCGGATCGATCCGCTGATCGCCCTCAACGACTAG
- a CDS encoding HAD-IA family hydrolase, producing the protein MGLETVFLDAGGVLLYPNWWRVSEALAAEGVTVPAEALIRADPPARRELDDHGVIGGTTDATRGWLFFDLVLAHAGISRSESTAAALAELHKYHTASNLWEYVPEYVVPVLEGLRARGLRLVVVSNANGTLLRHMDRLDLTRRFDCVLDSADEGVEKPDPRFFEIALARSGATKATTIHVGDLYHVDVIGARNAGLRGVLLDEADLRPDADCPRVGSLPELALRIAAGEFD; encoded by the coding sequence GTGGGGCTCGAAACCGTGTTCCTCGACGCCGGCGGCGTGCTGCTCTATCCGAACTGGTGGCGCGTGTCCGAGGCGCTCGCTGCCGAGGGGGTCACCGTGCCCGCGGAAGCGCTGATCCGAGCCGATCCGCCGGCGCGCCGGGAACTGGACGATCACGGCGTGATCGGCGGCACCACGGACGCGACGCGCGGCTGGTTGTTCTTCGATCTGGTCCTGGCGCACGCCGGGATCAGCCGGTCCGAGTCGACCGCGGCGGCGCTCGCGGAGCTGCACAAGTACCACACCGCCAGCAACCTCTGGGAATACGTGCCCGAGTACGTGGTGCCGGTGCTCGAGGGCCTGCGGGCGCGCGGGCTGCGGCTCGTCGTCGTGTCGAACGCGAACGGCACGCTGCTGCGGCACATGGACCGGCTGGATCTGACGCGGCGTTTCGATTGCGTGCTGGATTCAGCGGACGAAGGGGTGGAGAAGCCGGACCCGCGGTTCTTCGAGATCGCGCTGGCGCGAAGCGGCGCGACCAAGGCCACCACGATCCACGTCGGCGATCTCTATCACGTCGACGTGATCGGCGCCAGGAACGCCGGGCTGCGCGGCGTGCTGCTGGACGAAGCGGACCTCCGTCCCGACGCAGACTGCCCGCGCGTCGGGTCCCTGCCCGAGCTGGCCCTGCGGATCGCGGCGGGGGAATTCGACTGA